One Pseudofrancisella aestuarii genomic region harbors:
- the ribF gene encoding bifunctional riboflavin kinase/FAD synthetase — MKVIRHLENFSSSKKSVVTIGSFDGVHLGHQSIINKLKDIANKENLTPFVIFFEPLPKEFFLKNTAPARIYSFRDKVINIKETGIENIICLKFDKKIINIEAEDFIKEFLVKKLKIDHIIIGDDFKFGKDRKGDYDMLLKYSKKFNFTVDKLSTLNIENKRVSSSLIRNALLQHDLNKAQTLLGHNFKINGRVIHGQKNGRKLGFHTANLKLPKNSALKGVFLTKIYIDNEVYFGVTNAGVRPTLDGKNFLLETHIFNFNKEIYKKHITVEILDFIRAEKKFNSFEELKKQINQDIQTAKKLSFKYTT; from the coding sequence ATGAAAGTAATAAGACATTTAGAAAATTTTTCATCTAGTAAAAAAAGTGTGGTCACTATTGGCTCATTTGATGGTGTGCATCTTGGTCACCAATCTATTATAAATAAACTAAAAGATATTGCTAATAAAGAGAACTTGACTCCTTTTGTTATTTTCTTTGAACCTCTCCCAAAAGAATTTTTTCTAAAAAATACTGCTCCAGCAAGAATATATAGCTTTAGAGACAAAGTCATAAACATTAAAGAAACAGGTATAGAAAACATAATTTGCCTAAAGTTTGATAAAAAAATTATTAATATAGAAGCTGAAGATTTTATAAAAGAATTTCTAGTTAAAAAGCTTAAAATAGATCACATAATAATAGGTGATGATTTTAAATTTGGTAAAGATCGTAAAGGTGATTACGATATGCTTTTAAAGTATTCTAAAAAATTCAATTTTACTGTTGATAAACTATCTACGCTAAATATCGAAAATAAACGAGTTAGCAGTAGCTTAATTAGAAATGCTTTATTACAACATGATCTAAATAAAGCTCAAACACTTCTAGGTCACAACTTTAAAATAAATGGTAGAGTAATTCATGGACAAAAAAATGGTAGGAAACTAGGTTTTCATACTGCCAACCTAAAGCTTCCAAAAAATTCGGCCTTAAAAGGAGTTTTCCTGACTAAAATCTATATTGATAATGAGGTTTATTTTGGTGTAACAAATGCTGGAGTACGCCCAACATTAGATGGAAAAAACTTTCTCTTAGAAACTCATATTTTTAATTTTAATAAAGAAATTTATAAAAAGCATATCACTGTTGAAATATTAGATTTTATAAGAGCTGAAAAAAAATTTAATTCATTTGAAGAGCTTAAAAAACAAATCAATCAAGATATTCAAACAGCAAAAAAACTTAGCTTTAAATATACTACTTAG
- a CDS encoding NAD-dependent malic enzyme, with protein MEKKRIRKLRNKTGRVFAIETNLSGRQLLNNRVLNKDVAFSQEERIAFDLVGLLPEKVESLEEQAARVRKQLDLKPSNLEKFVFLNRLHDLNTTLFYHFLRNNLEEVMPIIYTPTVGEAVQKYSSSFRKQSGLFLSINHKKDIGKILERYDYNSIDLILVTDGEAVLGIGDQGIGGMNISIGKLMVYVAASGIDPARVLPVQLDMGTNNDELLSAPGYLGMRLPRVSGETYDEFIEEFVKELKTRFPNVFLHWEDIGRDNAQRILDKYKEKLCTFNDDIEGTGIVATANVIAGIKTANRIRINAGELTTEEAIADVENTRIVIYGSGSAGCGIANQLADVISDLTGLPFEKAANCIYLIDRYGLVTDRIKPKRITESQRPFVKSSKLLEKWKVKDPNYITLEETVRHTEADVLIGTSGRPGAFTEEVIRDMAKFNNYPIIMPLSNPTSLCEAIPEDIIKWTEGKALIAAGSPFPDVEFNGRTYRISQGNNAFIFPGLGLGSVAVHAKKLTKGMIRAACYRLSELSPMVIKEDITEPLLAKITDLVEVSFEITKAVAKQAIEEGVHGVDLDLEDITPEEFDAEVERLINMSSWTPTYAPYMPI; from the coding sequence ATGGAAAAGAAAAGAATAAGAAAGCTGAGAAATAAAACTGGTAGGGTTTTTGCTATTGAGACTAACCTTTCTGGTAGGCAATTGCTGAATAATAGAGTTTTAAACAAGGACGTTGCTTTTAGTCAAGAGGAAAGGATAGCCTTTGATTTGGTTGGGTTATTGCCAGAAAAGGTTGAAAGCCTAGAAGAGCAAGCAGCAAGAGTAAGAAAGCAATTAGACTTAAAACCATCAAATTTAGAAAAGTTTGTATTCTTAAACAGGCTTCATGATTTAAACACAACATTATTCTACCACTTCCTAAGAAATAACCTGGAAGAGGTGATGCCTATAATTTATACTCCAACAGTGGGAGAGGCAGTTCAAAAATACAGTAGTTCATTCAGAAAACAAAGTGGATTATTTTTATCTATAAACCATAAGAAAGATATTGGTAAGATCTTAGAAAGATATGATTATAATAGTATAGACCTTATATTGGTTACAGATGGAGAAGCTGTTTTAGGAATCGGTGACCAAGGTATTGGTGGTATGAACATCAGTATTGGTAAGCTTATGGTTTATGTTGCGGCCAGTGGAATTGATCCAGCTAGAGTTTTACCTGTACAGTTGGATATGGGGACAAATAATGATGAGCTTCTAAGTGCCCCAGGCTATTTGGGGATGAGACTTCCAAGAGTTTCTGGTGAAACATATGATGAGTTTATCGAAGAATTTGTTAAAGAATTAAAAACGAGGTTTCCAAATGTGTTCCTTCATTGGGAAGATATAGGAAGAGATAATGCTCAAAGAATTTTAGATAAATATAAAGAAAAGCTTTGTACTTTTAATGATGATATAGAAGGTACTGGTATTGTTGCAACAGCAAATGTTATTGCGGGTATTAAAACAGCAAACAGAATTAGAATTAATGCTGGAGAATTAACCACAGAAGAAGCGATTGCTGATGTAGAAAATACAAGAATAGTTATATATGGATCAGGTAGTGCTGGTTGCGGTATTGCAAATCAATTAGCAGATGTGATTTCTGATTTAACGGGGTTACCTTTTGAAAAAGCTGCTAACTGTATTTATTTAATAGACAGATATGGTTTAGTTACAGATAGAATTAAACCAAAAAGAATTACAGAGAGTCAAAGACCATTTGTTAAATCTAGTAAACTTTTAGAAAAATGGAAGGTTAAAGATCCAAATTATATAACTTTAGAAGAAACAGTTAGACATACTGAGGCAGATGTTCTTATTGGTACATCAGGAAGACCCGGTGCTTTTACAGAAGAAGTAATAAGAGATATGGCAAAATTTAATAATTACCCTATTATTATGCCTTTATCTAATCCAACTTCATTATGTGAAGCAATTCCAGAAGATATTATTAAGTGGACTGAAGGTAAGGCTTTGATTGCTGCAGGAAGTCCATTCCCAGACGTTGAATTTAATGGAAGAACCTATAGGATTTCACAAGGGAATAATGCTTTCATTTTTCCTGGATTAGGTTTGGGATCAGTTGCTGTACATGCCAAAAAGCTTACTAAAGGTATGATTAGGGCAGCATGTTATAGACTTAGTGAACTTTCACCAATGGTTATTAAAGAAGACATTACTGAACCATTGTTAGCAAAAATAACTGATTTAGTGGAAGTTTCTTTTGAAATTACTAAAGCAGTAGCAAAACAAGCTATAGAAGAAGGTGTTCATGGAGTTGATCTAGATTTAGAAGATATTACTCCGGAAGAGTTTGATGCAGAGGTAGAAAGATTGATAAATATGTCTTCTTGGACGCCTACATATGCTCCATATATGCCAATATAA
- a CDS encoding DUF3573 domain-containing protein codes for MTCNFIRKTTLFVSSMLVLAIGFSNAYAEDSKTEVVSQGGPLGATSIGQQNIQVNNSSTSPSASSSNQSTSSDNNASDGAVDQQALLLQLQKQVKELKGQLSDLKNQQSVGINYNKAQQGNPVGMVTGTSTSTGSASSGGDSAFSTYSSKVEQNNSQGVGIGNSDIDMADILAGANEDSSIVSLGAAPSLFNEGGGIDVSGAPAITTGGQITYLGSYSGNNSIPIGMISSNLFASTLLGQRAKFDDYSVFFGGFIEADAQVWSGSQISRSGGAPPFSANGQNIYLTNSTLYFLSNLGHYVTAQFDFDADETGNFHVGNAFVIFGNLDTSNFFVTAGKNKLSVGTYGGGGPLTGGITSIFAPGYVTNVSVNYKNNVLNANVAVFGADDRTANFSTGVFYADAFTENLSGGLNAGYIYNLPGAGNGSLKEVMGSAETGVINLDANLTYAVGPGFFSTNVGWTGTTNQYDYMQNGTQSYAGAWYVAGVYALNLGGRDTNFNLSYGQTYNAAGVPMSIAASPLKFGSTSSGIEYQFIASAQRAYFDNNVLFGPEYAYQKLYNGQHMNTVTLDMSVYI; via the coding sequence ATGACTTGTAATTTTATTAGAAAAACTACGCTGTTTGTTAGCAGTATGCTTGTATTGGCTATCGGCTTTTCAAATGCTTATGCAGAGGATTCTAAGACTGAGGTTGTTTCTCAAGGAGGTCCTTTGGGCGCAACTAGTATTGGTCAGCAAAATATTCAAGTTAATAATTCCTCAACATCGCCTAGTGCTAGCTCATCAAATCAGTCAACTAGCTCAGATAATAATGCATCTGATGGTGCTGTTGATCAGCAGGCTTTACTTTTACAACTTCAAAAACAAGTAAAAGAGCTTAAAGGTCAACTTAGTGACTTAAAAAATCAACAATCTGTTGGTATTAATTACAATAAAGCCCAGCAAGGTAATCCTGTGGGAATGGTTACTGGTACTAGCACTAGTACAGGGAGCGCTTCTTCAGGAGGTGATTCAGCATTTTCAACTTATAGCTCTAAGGTTGAGCAAAATAATTCTCAAGGTGTAGGAATAGGAAATTCAGATATTGATATGGCTGATATCTTAGCTGGAGCTAATGAAGATAGTTCTATTGTAAGTTTAGGTGCTGCGCCATCTTTATTTAATGAAGGTGGTGGTATTGATGTATCTGGTGCTCCAGCAATTACAACAGGTGGTCAGATTACTTATTTGGGTTCATATTCTGGTAACAACAGTATTCCAATAGGGATGATTTCTTCAAACCTTTTTGCATCTACTCTTTTAGGGCAAAGGGCTAAGTTTGATGATTATTCAGTTTTCTTTGGTGGCTTTATTGAAGCGGATGCTCAAGTTTGGTCTGGGAGTCAAATTAGTAGATCTGGGGGCGCGCCACCATTCTCAGCAAATGGTCAAAATATATATTTAACAAACTCAACTTTATATTTCTTATCAAACTTGGGTCATTATGTTACTGCCCAGTTCGATTTTGATGCAGATGAGACGGGTAATTTCCATGTGGGAAATGCATTTGTTATATTCGGTAACTTAGATACTTCTAACTTCTTTGTAACAGCCGGTAAAAATAAGCTTTCTGTAGGAACCTACGGTGGTGGTGGACCGTTAACTGGTGGTATAACTAGTATATTCGCACCAGGCTATGTTACTAATGTGTCTGTGAATTATAAAAATAATGTATTGAACGCGAATGTAGCAGTATTTGGCGCTGATGATCGAACAGCCAATTTCTCTACAGGTGTGTTTTATGCTGATGCTTTCACAGAGAACTTATCTGGAGGTTTGAACGCTGGTTATATCTATAATCTTCCTGGTGCAGGAAATGGAAGTTTAAAAGAAGTTATGGGTAGTGCAGAGACAGGGGTGATTAATTTAGATGCTAACTTAACTTATGCTGTAGGTCCTGGATTTTTCTCAACAAACGTGGGATGGACAGGTACTACAAATCAATATGATTATATGCAGAATGGCACGCAGAGCTATGCTGGTGCATGGTATGTTGCTGGAGTTTATGCTTTAAATCTTGGTGGTAGGGATACTAACTTTAACTTATCATATGGACAAACATATAATGCAGCAGGCGTTCCAATGTCAATAGCAGCATCACCATTAAAGTTTGGCTCAACCTCATCAGGAATAGAATATCAATTTATTGCTTCTGCACAGAGAGCTTATTTTGATAATAATGTATTGTTTGGTCCTGAGTATGCTTATCAGAAGTTATATAATGGTCAGCATATGAACACTGTCACTCTAGATATGTCAGTTTATATCTAA
- a CDS encoding DUF3573 domain-containing protein yields MFQRGRLIRIFFLIFLLFSVSFTFAAPSSSEQTNNQAQLDAIIALQQQINELSSEIGDYNVKETYGAENVGITLGKSKPVASKFETDVDFARNAGLDEALADTLNADDTGPAIQSVNTVDDVPITTQGQVSYIGSYSSNNSIPIGQLPSNLFAASILNQRNNFDDVALFFGGFIEVDAQAWSGSAISKRGGGNYNQNGQNIYVTAATLYFVSNISHFVTAEFDFTTTESADLGLQDALVIFGNLDSSPWFVTVGKYRISVGAFGGGGPWTSGITANLFRPDRVANAAINYKGSTSNANVTVYNSGDHPSFSLGYFDAISVMDSVQAGWNVGYMYDLHGAKGAFKNIQGRVGSLNVDGTLNFSNILPGRLSFGAGWASTTNTSTQFNGYSDTYAGAWYLSSAYGFDLLGRGTNVNFSYGQTYNANNLPMGLSAEAGGMVPATGIKNQYLVSAQRAYFDDNVLFGPEYSYQSLYNGQHMNTFTLDISVYV; encoded by the coding sequence ATGTTTCAGAGAGGTAGGCTAATAAGAATATTTTTTTTAATATTCCTTCTGTTTAGTGTAAGTTTTACTTTTGCTGCTCCCTCCTCATCTGAACAAACAAATAATCAAGCCCAATTAGATGCTATCATAGCACTTCAGCAACAGATAAATGAGCTCTCATCAGAGATAGGTGATTATAATGTGAAAGAAACATATGGTGCGGAGAACGTTGGTATTACTTTAGGTAAGTCTAAACCTGTAGCATCTAAGTTTGAAACAGATGTCGATTTTGCTAGAAATGCAGGACTAGATGAAGCTTTAGCTGACACCCTTAATGCTGATGATACAGGTCCAGCTATACAGAGTGTTAATACGGTTGATGATGTGCCGATTACGACACAGGGACAGGTATCATATATAGGAAGCTATTCAAGTAATAACTCAATACCTATAGGACAGTTACCAAGTAACCTTTTTGCAGCAAGTATTTTAAATCAGAGAAATAATTTTGACGATGTAGCATTATTCTTTGGAGGATTTATAGAAGTTGATGCTCAAGCTTGGTCTGGTTCAGCTATTTCTAAGAGAGGTGGGGGGAATTATAATCAAAATGGACAAAATATTTATGTAACAGCAGCTACACTATATTTTGTATCTAATATAAGTCATTTTGTAACAGCAGAGTTTGATTTTACAACTACTGAGTCGGCAGACTTGGGTTTGCAGGATGCCTTAGTTATCTTTGGAAATTTAGATTCATCACCTTGGTTTGTGACAGTTGGTAAGTATAGGATATCGGTTGGTGCATTTGGTGGTGGTGGCCCTTGGACATCAGGTATTACAGCGAACTTATTTAGACCTGATAGGGTGGCAAATGCTGCTATAAACTATAAAGGTTCTACTTCTAACGCAAACGTTACTGTATATAACTCCGGAGATCATCCAAGTTTTTCTTTAGGTTATTTTGATGCAATATCTGTAATGGATTCTGTACAGGCCGGTTGGAACGTAGGTTATATGTATGATTTGCATGGGGCAAAGGGTGCTTTTAAAAATATACAAGGAAGAGTGGGATCCTTAAACGTAGATGGAACGTTAAATTTCTCAAATATACTTCCTGGAAGGCTTAGCTTTGGAGCTGGTTGGGCAAGTACTACAAATACAAGTACACAATTTAATGGATATAGTGATACTTATGCCGGTGCGTGGTATTTGAGTTCAGCTTATGGTTTTGATTTATTAGGTAGAGGCACTAACGTCAACTTCAGTTATGGGCAAACATATAATGCTAATAATTTACCAATGGGTCTATCAGCTGAGGCTGGAGGAATGGTTCCTGCTACAGGAATAAAAAATCAATATTTAGTTTCAGCACAGAGAGCATATTTTGATGATAATGTATTATTTGGTCCTGAGTATTCTTATCAGAGTTTGTATAATGGCCAACATATGAATACATTTACGCTAGATATATCTGTATATGTTTAA
- the der gene encoding ribosome biogenesis GTPase Der: protein MSFLVAIVGRANVGKSTLFNVLTNSRDALVFDFEGVTRDRQYGQAKYDDLDYLVVDTGGISDLDSGFDKFMAEQSEVAIDEANLIFFVVDGRAGVTADDEYVAQLLRQKDKKVIVVVNKADGADEELVTADFYSLGFEKVFPISAAHRRNIQKLLDKYLKKPLNDFHKDYTQIAEHNEEHRHGIHYSLIGRPNVGKSTLTNRMLGEERVVVYDMPGTTIDSVAIPFERHGKKYTIIDTAGVRKRGRVKETLEKFSVVKTLQSIKNSNVVIAVVDAREGISDQDLSLINFAVKNGRALVIAVNKWDGMSLEDKEAVKKELKRRLFFLEDYIDIHFISALHGTNVGHVFDSIGTAYECANRKITTADATRLLQMAVDAHSPPMVGKFRIKLKYAHVGGHNPPIIVIHGNQVSKLPHSYKKYLENFFREALEFRGTPIAFEFKQSDNPFANIKNKGKNNEDSKSKKAR from the coding sequence ATGTCTTTCTTAGTAGCTATAGTTGGTAGAGCTAATGTTGGTAAATCTACTTTGTTTAATGTCCTAACTAATTCTAGAGATGCTCTTGTATTTGATTTTGAAGGTGTGACACGTGATAGGCAGTATGGCCAAGCTAAATATGATGATTTAGATTATTTAGTTGTGGATACTGGAGGTATTTCAGATTTAGATTCTGGATTTGATAAGTTTATGGCAGAACAGTCTGAAGTTGCTATAGATGAAGCTAATCTTATTTTCTTTGTTGTAGATGGTAGGGCGGGTGTTACAGCTGATGATGAATATGTTGCTCAACTTTTACGCCAGAAAGATAAAAAAGTTATAGTTGTGGTTAATAAAGCAGATGGTGCTGATGAAGAGTTAGTTACAGCTGATTTTTATAGTTTAGGATTTGAAAAAGTTTTTCCAATTTCGGCAGCGCATCGCAGGAATATTCAAAAACTATTAGATAAGTATTTAAAAAAACCATTAAATGATTTTCATAAAGACTATACGCAAATAGCAGAGCATAATGAAGAGCATAGGCATGGGATACACTATTCATTAATTGGCCGCCCTAATGTTGGTAAATCAACTCTAACAAATAGAATGCTTGGTGAAGAAAGAGTTGTTGTATATGATATGCCCGGCACAACTATAGATAGCGTGGCAATACCTTTTGAAAGGCATGGGAAAAAATACACAATTATAGATACTGCCGGTGTTAGAAAAAGAGGAAGGGTTAAAGAAACACTTGAAAAGTTCTCGGTAGTTAAGACTCTTCAATCAATTAAAAATTCTAATGTTGTAATTGCTGTGGTCGATGCTAGAGAAGGTATTTCAGATCAGGATCTAAGTTTGATTAACTTTGCTGTGAAAAATGGTAGAGCATTAGTAATTGCAGTTAATAAATGGGATGGGATGTCTTTAGAAGATAAAGAAGCTGTTAAGAAAGAGCTTAAAAGAAGACTATTTTTCTTAGAAGATTATATTGATATTCATTTTATCTCAGCATTGCATGGTACTAACGTTGGTCATGTGTTTGATTCTATAGGTACAGCATATGAATGTGCTAATAGGAAAATAACTACTGCAGATGCGACAAGGCTTTTACAAATGGCTGTTGATGCACATTCACCACCGATGGTTGGTAAATTTAGAATAAAGCTTAAGTATGCTCATGTAGGAGGGCATAATCCTCCTATAATAGTTATTCATGGAAATCAAGTAAGCAAGTTACCACATTCATATAAAAAATATTTAGAAAACTTTTTTAGAGAAGCTTTAGAATTTAGAGGGACTCCAATAGCATTTGAATTTAAACAATCGGATAATCCTTTCGCAAATATTAAAAATAAAGGGAAAAATAATGAAGACAGTAAGAGTAAAAAAGCTAGATAA
- a CDS encoding UDP-N-acetylglucosamine 1-carboxyvinyltransferase produces the protein MKTVRVKKLDKIADEITINISGAKNALLHLIFASLIPETETTFLNVPTTLLDYKGAKEILESIGAKVKEKSKDIVCINTKGIDTNTLELSEELTSKTRCSLMLLGSMLKKKGKVKIGFPGGCSFSDKRPFDIHLQGLEELGAEVKLADDHMIVAYKEEKDAVFKMGFPSVGATMNLVMYAVIGSSKVVLENVALEPEVVTLIDYLNKCGAKVDFDSDARVITIHGVAKLKGCEFEIIFDRIQAMTYAAMAYLYKTNVTITNINAELYNIQKPLDKLIAANAKWEHNPETRSIKFFGKDSELNGVDIIAAPFPHFPTDLQPIYAMMLLMAKDPSTIQDTVYPERINYVYQIRKMGFDVSIDNNLIRINPIKNLEEVRSAIMSVKDLRAGMACLMAGSLLEDFSTINNAHQIFRGYNDLVENMSNFMQIELVADQESD, from the coding sequence ATGAAGACAGTAAGAGTAAAAAAGCTAGATAAGATAGCTGATGAAATAACTATAAATATTAGTGGAGCAAAGAATGCTTTATTACATCTTATTTTTGCTTCATTGATTCCCGAAACAGAAACTACTTTCTTAAATGTACCTACTACTTTATTAGATTATAAAGGTGCTAAGGAGATATTAGAAAGTATAGGAGCAAAAGTTAAAGAAAAAAGTAAGGATATTGTTTGTATAAATACAAAGGGTATTGATACAAATACTTTAGAGCTATCTGAAGAATTAACCTCTAAAACAAGATGTTCATTAATGCTTCTAGGATCAATGCTTAAAAAGAAAGGCAAAGTTAAAATAGGTTTTCCTGGAGGATGTAGCTTTAGTGATAAGAGACCTTTTGATATTCATTTGCAGGGCTTAGAAGAATTGGGTGCTGAAGTTAAGCTAGCAGATGATCATATGATCGTAGCATACAAGGAAGAGAAAGATGCTGTTTTTAAAATGGGCTTTCCTTCAGTTGGAGCTACTATGAACTTAGTAATGTATGCTGTAATTGGCAGTTCAAAAGTAGTATTAGAAAATGTAGCCTTAGAGCCAGAGGTGGTTACCCTTATTGATTATTTAAATAAATGTGGTGCAAAAGTTGATTTTGATAGTGATGCTCGTGTTATAACGATACATGGCGTTGCTAAGTTAAAAGGTTGTGAGTTTGAGATTATTTTTGACAGAATCCAAGCAATGACTTATGCAGCAATGGCTTATCTTTATAAGACTAATGTGACTATTACTAATATAAATGCAGAATTATATAATATTCAGAAGCCATTGGATAAGCTGATAGCAGCTAATGCAAAATGGGAACATAACCCAGAAACTAGAAGTATTAAATTCTTCGGAAAAGACAGTGAGTTAAATGGAGTAGATATAATAGCTGCGCCTTTTCCTCATTTTCCTACGGATTTACAGCCAATATATGCAATGATGTTATTGATGGCAAAAGATCCAAGCACTATACAAGATACAGTTTATCCGGAGAGAATAAATTATGTTTATCAAATTAGAAAAATGGGCTTTGATGTTTCTATAGATAATAATTTAATTAGAATAAACCCGATAAAAAATTTAGAAGAAGTCAGGTCTGCAATTATGAGTGTTAAAGATTTAAGAGCCGGTATGGCGTGTTTAATGGCAGGATCGTTATTAGAAGATTTCTCAACTATAAATAATGCTCATCAGATCTTCAGAGGGTATAATGATTTAGTAGAAAATATGTCTAATTTTATGCAAATAGAATTAGTAGCTGATCAGGAATCAGATTAA
- the murB gene encoding UDP-N-acetylmuramate dehydrogenase — MQGYKSLEKYNTYRIKSFAKNVFFPKTEAEVLDIVNKYENIFFLGNGSNIIFSKEFYDDEITFVVFSNNFSSYSISNNIVKAQSGALLQDLALATYKAGLSGIETFYDVPASVGGALIMNAGAYGDEIYSCVKSVRVLNLKSKEVIDYPREEIEYGYRFSMFKDNKDICILSAEFIFEEKSREEIKHKLDDIYSRRLANLPQIPSGGSVFKRPQANVPVGVMVEELGLKGKKIGGAQISPKHGGIIVNNGSATGQDIIDLINFIKEQISSNYNIALHEEQIII; from the coding sequence ATGCAAGGTTATAAATCATTAGAAAAGTATAATACTTATAGAATTAAATCTTTTGCTAAAAACGTTTTTTTTCCAAAAACAGAAGCGGAAGTTTTAGATATAGTTAACAAATACGAGAATATATTTTTCTTAGGAAATGGTAGTAATATTATATTTTCTAAAGAGTTTTACGATGATGAAATAACTTTTGTTGTTTTTAGTAATAATTTTTCTAGTTATTCAATCTCAAATAATATTGTTAAAGCTCAATCAGGGGCATTATTACAAGATTTGGCATTAGCGACATATAAAGCTGGACTTAGTGGTATAGAAACTTTTTATGATGTTCCTGCTAGTGTTGGTGGTGCTTTAATAATGAATGCTGGCGCATATGGCGATGAAATATACTCATGTGTGAAAAGTGTAAGAGTTTTGAATCTTAAATCTAAAGAAGTAATAGATTATCCAAGAGAAGAAATAGAGTATGGCTATAGATTTTCTATGTTTAAAGATAATAAAGATATTTGTATTTTATCTGCTGAATTTATTTTTGAAGAGAAGAGTAGAGAAGAAATAAAACATAAATTAGATGATATTTATTCTAGGCGCTTAGCAAATTTACCTCAAATTCCTAGTGGAGGTAGTGTATTTAAACGGCCACAAGCAAATGTGCCTGTGGGAGTGATGGTTGAAGAACTTGGCTTGAAAGGTAAGAAAATAGGTGGCGCGCAGATTTCACCTAAGCATGGTGGCATTATAGTAAATAATGGAAGTGCGACAGGGCAAGATATAATAGATTTAATAAACTTTATAAAAGAGCAAATTTCAAGCAATTATAATATTGCTCTTCATGAAGAACAGATAATTATTTAG
- a CDS encoding STAS/SEC14 domain-containing protein: MFILEKRDGYYFAKVSGKLSHKDYIEDLIPKIEAALADQTENKFIMDITEFQGWSEIRAAYDDFKTGMKHRKDFEKIAIIGDKKWEEFIIKTFGLFIKAKVKFFYTENNDDAENWITK, from the coding sequence ATGTTTATCCTAGAAAAAAGAGATGGTTACTATTTTGCTAAAGTCTCAGGTAAATTAAGTCATAAAGACTATATTGAGGATTTAATACCCAAAATAGAGGCTGCTTTAGCAGATCAAACAGAAAATAAATTCATAATGGATATTACAGAATTTCAAGGATGGTCAGAAATAAGAGCAGCTTATGATGATTTTAAAACAGGAATGAAACATCGTAAAGATTTTGAGAAAATTGCTATTATTGGAGACAAAAAATGGGAGGAATTTATAATTAAAACTTTTGGTCTCTTTATAAAAGCAAAAGTAAAATTCTTCTACACAGAAAATAATGATGATGCTGAAAATTGGATAACTAAATAA
- a CDS encoding biotin synthase has translation MFNYSLFKKILTNRKLRKNSFIKNEIALRLLKRLDFIKLFPEKILAVGYTDNDYIKNLKARFPNADILFEDDEESVFNIIISNSTIHLTDNISEELNNYYQKLDNDGILLFSTFGDKSFLSINKAFKEIDDLPHTNKMIDILTWGNLLQNSIYKNPAIESDKITLTYENHSTLFEDLRALNEPLADNKMHIYLTGKNRWDKFLKNLHESLQLEIEALYGYAIKKQDDKNLSPRKNSNRISLEELKKQITEFKKD, from the coding sequence ATGTTCAATTATAGCTTATTCAAAAAGATACTTACCAATAGAAAGCTTCGAAAAAACTCATTTATAAAAAATGAGATAGCTTTAAGATTACTAAAAAGGTTAGATTTTATTAAACTTTTTCCAGAAAAGATATTAGCAGTTGGATATACCGATAATGATTATATTAAAAATTTAAAAGCTCGCTTTCCTAATGCAGATATACTTTTTGAAGATGATGAAGAATCAGTCTTTAATATTATTATTTCTAACTCTACTATCCACCTAACAGATAATATTTCAGAAGAGTTAAATAACTATTATCAAAAGTTAGATAATGATGGAATACTTCTATTTTCAACATTTGGTGACAAATCTTTTTTAAGTATAAACAAAGCTTTTAAAGAGATAGATGATCTACCACATACAAATAAAATGATCGACATATTAACCTGGGGAAATTTATTACAAAATAGCATCTATAAAAACCCTGCCATAGAGTCTGATAAAATCACTCTTACTTATGAAAATCACTCCACTTTATTTGAAGACTTAAGAGCGCTTAATGAGCCCCTGGCAGACAATAAAATGCACATATACCTAACTGGGAAAAATAGATGGGATAAATTCTTAAAGAATCTACATGAAAGCCTACAGCTCGAAATAGAAGCTTTATACGGCTACGCTATAAAAAAACAAGATGATAAAAATTTATCTCCAAGGAAAAATTCAAATCGAATTAGTCTAGAAGAGCTTAAAAAACAAATTACTGAATTCAAAAAAGACTAA